From the Thermus hydrothermalis genome, the window AGCTGGTGGGGACGAGCCAGGAGAGCCTCGAGGGGGCCATCCAAACCGCCCTAGAGCGGGCGCAGAAGACCCTCCGGCACCTGGACTGGTTTGAGGTCAAGGAAATCCGGGGGACCATCGGCCCGGAGGGGGTGAAGGAGTACCAGGTGGTGCTGGAAGTGGGGTTCCGCTTGGAGGAGTAATCGCTTCTGCGCCCAAAGCTCACACCCCTTTACAAATCCTCGCTCAAGAGATATGCTAA encodes:
- a CDS encoding dodecin, giving the protein MGKVYKKVELVGTSQESLEGAIQTALERAQKTLRHLDWFEVKEIRGTIGPEGVKEYQVVLEVGFRLEE